One Strix uralensis isolate ZFMK-TIS-50842 chromosome 9, bStrUra1, whole genome shotgun sequence DNA segment encodes these proteins:
- the GPR87 gene encoding G-protein coupled receptor 87 — translation MGYNLSYGKLPDDRLSQDNSTSPNSTAGLLGNSTHNEFTTIVLPVLYLIIFLASILLNGLAVWIFFHIRNKTSFIFYLKNIVVADLLMTLTFPFKIIQDSQLGPWHFNSFLCRYTTVLFYTNMYTTIVFLGLISIDRYLKVVKPFGDSRMYSITFTKILSACVWVVMAFLALPNLILTNGYPTKKNIDDCLKLKSPLGVKWHTAVVYINTCMFVVVLIVLIGCYIAISRYIYKSSKQFISSSSRKRKHNQSIRVVVAVFFTCFLPYHLCRIPFTFSHLDKILDDSAHKILYYCKEMTLFLSACNVCLDPIIYFFMCRSFSRRLFRKSNMRTRSESIRSLQSVRRSEVRIYHEYTDV, via the exons ATGGGGTACAATTTGTCTTATGGAAAACTGCCAG ATGATCGGCTGAGCCAAGACAACAGTACCTCACCCAACTCCACGGCAGGCTTACTCGGGAACTCCACGCACAACGAATTCACCACCATCGTCCTGCCTGTGCTTTACCTCATCATCTTCCTGGCGAGCATCTTGCTGAATGGCCTAgcagtgtggatttttttccacatCAGAAATAAAACGAGTTTTATATTTTACCTCAAAAACATCGTGGTGGCAGACCTGCTCATGACACTGACGTTCCCATTCAAGATAATCCAGGACTCGCAGCTGGGACCGTGGCACTTCAACTCTTTCCTGTGCCGCTACACCACGGTTCTGTTTTACACAAACATGTACACCACGATTGTGTTCCTCGGACTCATCAGCATCGACCGCTACCTGAAAGTGGTGAAGCCTTTTGGAGACTCCAGGATGTACAGCATCACCTTCACCAAGATCTTATCTGCCTGCGTTTGGGTTGTAATGGCCTTCCTGGCTCTGCCGAACCTGATCCTTACCAACGGCTACCCGACAAAGAAGAACATCGACGACTGCCTCAAGCTCAAGTCTCCCTTGGGGGTCAAGTGGCACACAGCCGTCGTTTACATCAACACCTGCATGTTCGTAGTGGTGCTGATAGTACTGATAGGATGCTATATTGCGATATCCAGGTACATTTATAAATCGAGCAAACAATTTATTAGCTCATCAAGCAGGAAGCGGAAGCATAATCAAAGTATAAGGGTGGTTGTGGCTGTATTTTTCACCTGCTTTCTGCCATACCATTTGTGCAGAATACCCTTCACTTTTAGCCACCTAGATAAAATTTTAGACGACTCCGCACATAAAATCTTATATTATTGTAAGGAAATGACACTGTTTCTGTCCGCATGTAATGTCTGTCTGGATCCAATAATTTACTTTTTCATGTGTAGATCATTCTCGCGAAGGCTGTTCAGAAAATCAAACATGAGAACCAGGAGTGAGAGTATTAGATCGCTTCAGAGCGTCAGACGATCAGAAGTGCGCATATACCACGAATACACTGATGTCTGA
- the P2RY14 gene encoding P2Y purinoceptor 14, whose amino-acid sequence MFNSSTNSSGNNCSHSTVITKTVLPLIYCFIFVVGLLLNGVAAWIFLYVSSKKSFIVYLKNIVVADLLMSLTFPFKILADSEIGPPQLNTFVCRYSAVIFYTNMYIGITFFGLIGFDRYYKIVKPLFTSFVHTVNYSKVVSIIIWLLLILISFPNIILTNEITEENYSKNCIGLKSELGRQWHKASSYISTGIFWVVFFLLIIFYTSISKKIYSSYKKFRRNSDVAKRKTSRNIFSIMFVFVVCFVPYHLCRTPYTLSQTSSQFNCQSKKTLFYAKEFTLVLSAANVCLDPIIYFYLCLPFKEKLYQKLHLKLKTSSEVEISKSRRSNTLRESINIA is encoded by the coding sequence ATGTTCAACTCCAGCACAAACTCCTCAGGAAACAACTGCAGTCACAGCACAGTAATAACCAAGACAGTCCTTCCCCTGATCTACTGTTTCATTTTCGTAGTAGGACTCTTGCTGAACGGGGTGGCAGCATGGATCTTTCTGTATGTTTCTAGCAAAAAGAGTTTTATTGTCTATCTCAAAAACATCGTTGTTGCTGATCTCCTAATGAGCTtgacatttcctttcaaaattctTGCTGATTCAGAAATTGGACCTCCACAGCTCAACACATTCGTGTGCAGATACTCTGCAGTCATTTTTTATACAAACATGTATATCGGGATAACTTTTTTCGGCCTCATAGGTTTCGACAGATACTACAAAATTGTAAAGCCTTTATTCACCTCCTTTGTTCACACGGTTAACTACAGTAAGGTGGTCTCTATAATCATATGGTTATTGTTAATACTTATATCCTTTCCAAATATAATATTAACTAATGaaatcactgaagaaaattattccaaAAACTGTATAGGTCTTAAAAGTGAGCTTGGCAGACAGTGGCACAAGGCATCAAGTTATATTAGCACAGGGattttctgggttgttttttttctgctaatcaTTTTTTACACTTCTATatcaaaaaaaatatatagctcTTATAAAAAATTCAGACGGAACTCAGATGTGGCCAAAAGAAAAACCAGCCGTAATATATTCAGCATTATGTTTGTATTTGTCGTTTGCTTTGTACCCTACCACCTCTGCAGAACACCATACACTCTCAGCCAGACTAGCTCACAGTTCAACTGCcagtcaaaaaaaaccctgttctatGCAAAGGAGTTCACTCTTGTACTGTCTGCTGCAAATGTCTGCCTCGAtcccattatttatttttacctctGCCTACCCTTTAAAGAAAAGCTGTATCAGAAACTGCATCTCAAGCTGAAAACTTCAAGTGAGGTTGAAATTTCTAAATCCAGAAGATCAAATACACTTCGGGAAAGTATAAACATAGCGTAG